One genomic segment of Prosthecobacter fusiformis includes these proteins:
- a CDS encoding Gfo/Idh/MocA family protein translates to MTLLLMKKYNVGIIGYGWAATAHIEAINASKQAQVTAVYSSRPLDGAELSAKHGGTITAYQDLDAMLANPDIHIVDITSYPSQHRKQAVAAANAKKHIILEKPMANSLQEVREIVAAANANGVKGCVCFECRFSGQFQSTKAILDEGLLGEIHYGEVDYYHGIGPWYGQFRWNTGKKDGGSALLTAGCHALDALLMVMPGEVESVTSLSTKSKSTTFAPYEYDTTSVTLVKFKNGAVGKTAAVVDCLQPYYFHTHLVGSEGSLLDNKIHSNKLKSDKKAWGNLSMHMLDSGDVSDHPYQTQFQVFFDALDEGQDMALTSFNESLRTFEVIFASDRSAELGGKPVTIAELG, encoded by the coding sequence ATGACTCTTCTTCTCATGAAAAAATACAACGTCGGCATCATTGGTTATGGCTGGGCAGCGACTGCCCACATCGAAGCGATCAACGCCAGCAAGCAGGCGCAGGTCACGGCGGTTTACTCCTCCCGCCCGCTGGATGGTGCGGAGCTGAGTGCGAAGCATGGTGGCACGATCACGGCGTATCAGGACCTGGATGCAATGCTGGCCAATCCGGACATCCACATCGTGGACATCACGAGCTATCCAAGCCAGCATCGCAAACAAGCGGTGGCGGCGGCGAATGCGAAGAAGCACATCATTCTGGAAAAGCCGATGGCGAACTCTCTCCAGGAAGTGCGGGAGATCGTGGCGGCGGCGAATGCGAACGGGGTGAAGGGTTGTGTGTGCTTCGAGTGCCGTTTTTCAGGCCAGTTCCAGTCCACCAAGGCGATCCTGGATGAGGGGCTGCTGGGGGAGATCCATTATGGTGAGGTGGATTACTATCATGGCATCGGGCCGTGGTATGGGCAGTTCCGCTGGAACACCGGCAAGAAGGATGGCGGCAGTGCGCTGCTGACGGCGGGCTGCCACGCGCTGGATGCGCTGCTGATGGTGATGCCGGGGGAGGTGGAAAGTGTGACGAGCCTGAGCACGAAATCCAAGAGCACGACCTTCGCCCCGTATGAGTATGACACGACGAGTGTGACGCTGGTGAAATTTAAGAACGGGGCGGTGGGCAAGACGGCGGCGGTGGTGGACTGCCTGCAGCCGTATTACTTCCACACCCATCTGGTGGGCAGTGAGGGCAGCCTGCTGGATAACAAGATCCACTCCAACAAGCTGAAGAGCGACAAGAAGGCCTGGGGCAATCTGTCCATGCACATGCTGGACTCCGGTGATGTGAGCGACCACCCGTATCAGACGCAGTTTCAGGTGTTCTTCGATGCGCTGGATGAGGGCCAGGACATGGCGCTGACGAGCTTTAACGAATCCCTGCGGACCTTTGAGGTGATCTTTGCCTCCGACCGCAGTGCGGAACTGGGTGGGAAGCCGGTGACGATCGCGGAGCTGGGGTGA
- a CDS encoding CheR family methyltransferase: MIKAAPKASTRKPRLTKGAGALKTTPAIQGSFPIVGVGASAGGFEAFQELLKHLPADTGMGFVLVQHLDPQHESALVLLLQRCTPIPVLQVTHGMQVERNHIYIIPPNVMMEISKGVLNLTPRGRVRGPARSIDCFFESLAEDQRENAIGVVLSGTATDGTMGLESVKAEGGLTFAQDETAKYDSMPHSAIAAGCVDFVLSPEAIAKELARIAKHPFVMAAATGPQPGRLASEAERESDQSDDADTALASGGHGTPRTDSRRARTEARDEPGKESLEGYVKILGLLRKHCGVDFSLYKSSTIQRRVARRLVLNKHETLAAYGTFLNGNTKELDALYSDVLISVTSFFRNPEAFEILKNKVFPKLLAQPKRNGLLRIWVLGCSTGQEAYSLAMTFAEAVTENPHPMKLQIFATDLNEALLDKARAGLYAKSLAMDITPERLRRFFTEEEGGYRVNKALREQVVFARQNVMSDPPFSRMDLISCRNLLIYFEPELQKKIFPAFHYALKPEGYLFLGASESIGQFTDLFTAADKKQKIFIRKSATTPSFHSPQPKEPAAQRQGQRSLAEGQFAHAPGGEFNAQREADRISVSLFAPPGVLINAEGQILQFRGATGAFLEPPTGKASFDLLKMAPEGLMLPLRAAIQVARRDNTTVCRENVQIRKYGDQRTVNLRVIPLRNLKEQCLLVLFENAENGPVGKVKPPTPPFPKGKKDAASRITELEQELAETRDYLLSIQEQNESVTDDLQASSEELQSANEELQSINEELETSKEELESTNEELTTINEELVHRDAEQSRLNADLNNLQASLQTAILLLGRDLSIRRFSASAEKIFNLVAADLGRNFVSLRHHLNLPGLTDIITEVMETVIPRELEVKDHEGCWYSLHVRPYITLDKRIDGVVLVLNDIDDLKRHQQQIVASRDYAEAILRTLPVPFLILRADLRVDSASDVFYKAFDVDAKESEGRLIYELGNRQWDIPDLRKLLEDILPQKNYFNGYEVTHEFESLGRRTMLLNARQVDSMDGTPDRIVLAIEDITERTQAEKSLRRAMAEIERSSCAKDEFLAALSHELRTPLTPVLMTAASLESDTCLSEDVRSQLGVIRRNVELEARLIDDLLDLTRISHGKLKISPVVSDIHELLKHTAEIVRSDGQGKQVRIRFTLEAEHHHVMADPARLQQVFWNLIKNALKFTPTGGTITVNTQTDNDGSIIVSVADTGIGIAGDSLTRIFNAFEQIEATGSHHFGGLGLGLAISKAIVMAHGGEIYAESRGEGHGATFSVEMASVKAPPSVPAKPKTPAQPDRTLRLLVVEDHEATLAVLSRLLIRRGHTVTTATNSREALAAFAAANFDAVITDLGLPDGSGLDLMREIQRQRPVPGIALSGYGMEEDFRQTKEAGFFAHLVKPVNLDQLRLLLNHLPQGV; this comes from the coding sequence TTGATTAAAGCCGCGCCGAAAGCCTCGACACGCAAACCGCGGCTCACTAAAGGTGCCGGGGCACTGAAAACGACGCCTGCTATCCAGGGCAGTTTTCCCATTGTGGGTGTGGGGGCCTCAGCCGGGGGATTTGAGGCGTTTCAAGAACTGCTGAAACATCTGCCTGCGGATACGGGCATGGGCTTTGTGCTCGTCCAGCATCTGGACCCGCAGCATGAGAGTGCGCTGGTGCTGCTCCTGCAACGTTGCACGCCGATACCGGTGCTGCAAGTGACCCATGGGATGCAGGTGGAGCGGAATCACATTTACATCATCCCGCCTAATGTGATGATGGAGATCTCCAAAGGCGTGCTGAATCTGACTCCGCGTGGCCGGGTGAGGGGTCCAGCGAGGTCCATCGACTGCTTTTTTGAGTCTTTGGCGGAAGACCAGCGTGAAAATGCTATCGGGGTGGTGCTGTCCGGTACGGCGACAGATGGCACTATGGGCCTGGAATCGGTGAAGGCTGAAGGAGGGCTGACTTTTGCGCAGGATGAAACGGCCAAATACGACTCGATGCCGCACAGTGCCATCGCCGCAGGCTGCGTGGACTTTGTGCTGTCTCCAGAGGCCATAGCGAAGGAGCTGGCGCGCATTGCGAAGCACCCTTTTGTGATGGCAGCCGCCACCGGGCCACAGCCTGGGCGGCTAGCATCTGAGGCGGAGAGGGAGAGCGACCAGAGTGATGATGCAGATACGGCGCTGGCATCCGGCGGACACGGCACTCCACGCACGGACTCACGCCGGGCGCGGACAGAAGCCAGGGATGAGCCAGGCAAGGAAAGCCTGGAAGGCTATGTGAAAATCCTGGGGCTGCTGCGGAAACATTGCGGGGTGGATTTTTCACTCTACAAATCAAGCACGATCCAGCGGCGGGTAGCACGGCGGCTAGTGCTGAACAAGCATGAGACGCTGGCGGCTTACGGGACATTTCTGAATGGCAACACCAAGGAGCTGGATGCTCTCTATTCTGATGTGCTGATCAGTGTGACGAGCTTTTTCCGCAATCCAGAAGCGTTCGAGATTCTCAAGAACAAGGTTTTCCCAAAACTTTTGGCGCAGCCCAAAAGGAATGGTCTCCTGCGCATCTGGGTGCTGGGCTGCTCGACCGGGCAGGAGGCGTATTCGCTGGCCATGACATTTGCTGAGGCAGTCACAGAGAATCCGCATCCAATGAAGTTGCAAATCTTTGCCACGGACCTCAATGAGGCGCTGCTGGACAAGGCACGGGCGGGGCTTTATGCCAAGTCTCTGGCGATGGATATCACGCCTGAAAGACTGAGGCGTTTTTTCACCGAAGAAGAAGGTGGCTACCGGGTGAACAAGGCCCTGCGGGAGCAGGTGGTCTTCGCCCGACAGAATGTGATGAGTGATCCTCCGTTTTCGCGGATGGACCTGATCTCCTGCCGCAATCTGCTGATCTACTTTGAACCAGAGTTGCAGAAAAAGATCTTTCCCGCATTTCATTATGCGCTGAAGCCGGAAGGCTATCTGTTTCTGGGGGCTAGCGAGTCCATCGGTCAGTTCACGGATCTGTTCACGGCCGCTGACAAAAAACAGAAGATCTTTATCCGGAAATCGGCGACGACTCCGTCCTTCCATTCTCCGCAGCCCAAGGAGCCCGCAGCACAACGTCAAGGCCAACGCAGCCTGGCTGAAGGGCAGTTCGCGCATGCTCCAGGTGGCGAATTCAATGCCCAGCGGGAGGCGGACCGAATCTCGGTAAGCCTGTTTGCGCCACCGGGGGTGCTGATCAATGCAGAAGGGCAGATCCTGCAGTTCCGGGGGGCAACAGGAGCCTTTTTGGAACCACCGACGGGCAAGGCCAGCTTTGACCTGCTGAAGATGGCTCCTGAAGGACTGATGCTGCCGCTGCGTGCAGCCATCCAGGTGGCGCGGCGGGACAACACGACGGTCTGCCGGGAAAATGTGCAGATCCGCAAATACGGTGACCAGCGGACTGTGAATCTGCGCGTGATCCCACTGCGAAACCTCAAGGAGCAGTGCCTGCTGGTACTCTTTGAAAATGCTGAGAACGGCCCGGTGGGAAAGGTGAAGCCGCCCACTCCACCTTTCCCCAAGGGGAAGAAAGATGCGGCCAGCCGCATCACGGAACTGGAGCAGGAACTGGCTGAAACGCGGGACTATCTGCTTTCCATCCAGGAGCAAAATGAGTCCGTCACAGACGATTTGCAGGCCTCCAGTGAGGAATTGCAGAGTGCGAATGAAGAGCTGCAAAGCATCAATGAAGAGCTGGAAACCTCCAAGGAGGAGCTGGAATCCACCAATGAAGAGCTGACGACGATCAATGAGGAGCTGGTGCATCGGGACGCTGAACAGAGCCGACTGAATGCGGACCTGAACAACCTGCAAGCCAGCCTGCAAACGGCGATTCTGCTCCTGGGCAGGGATCTTTCGATCCGCCGTTTTTCCGCATCAGCGGAGAAGATATTCAATCTGGTGGCGGCTGATCTGGGGCGGAATTTTGTCAGCCTGAGACATCATCTTAACCTGCCCGGTCTGACTGACATCATCACCGAGGTGATGGAGACCGTTATTCCGCGTGAATTGGAAGTGAAGGATCACGAAGGGTGCTGGTATTCCCTGCATGTGCGTCCCTACATTACGCTGGACAAGAGGATCGACGGCGTGGTGCTGGTGCTCAATGACATTGATGATCTGAAACGCCACCAGCAGCAGATTGTGGCGTCCCGAGACTATGCTGAAGCGATCTTGAGGACGCTGCCGGTGCCTTTCCTAATCCTCCGTGCGGACCTGAGGGTGGACTCCGCCAGCGATGTGTTTTACAAAGCGTTTGATGTGGATGCCAAGGAGAGTGAGGGGCGGCTGATCTATGAACTGGGCAACCGGCAATGGGACATCCCTGATCTGCGCAAGCTGCTGGAGGACATCCTGCCGCAGAAAAACTACTTCAACGGGTATGAGGTAACGCATGAGTTTGAGAGCCTGGGCCGCCGGACGATGCTGCTGAATGCGCGGCAGGTGGATAGCATGGACGGGACGCCGGACCGCATCGTGCTGGCGATCGAGGACATTACGGAACGGACGCAGGCGGAGAAGTCCCTGCGCCGGGCGATGGCTGAGATCGAAAGGTCATCCTGTGCCAAAGATGAATTTCTAGCGGCGCTGAGCCATGAGCTGCGGACGCCGCTGACTCCGGTGCTGATGACGGCAGCCTCCCTGGAAAGTGATACCTGCCTGTCCGAGGATGTGCGCAGCCAGCTAGGTGTGATCCGGCGCAATGTGGAGCTGGAGGCGCGCCTGATCGACGATCTGCTGGACCTGACACGCATCAGTCATGGCAAGTTGAAAATATCCCCGGTGGTTTCAGACATCCATGAGCTGCTGAAGCATACGGCGGAGATCGTCCGCAGTGATGGACAGGGCAAGCAGGTGCGCATCCGTTTCACCCTGGAAGCAGAACACCACCATGTGATGGCGGATCCGGCCAGGCTGCAGCAGGTGTTTTGGAATCTGATCAAGAATGCACTGAAATTCACCCCCACAGGCGGCACCATCACGGTGAATACGCAAACCGATAATGATGGCTCCATCATCGTCTCTGTTGCAGACACGGGCATCGGCATTGCGGGCGATTCACTGACTAGAATCTTCAATGCCTTTGAGCAGATTGAAGCTACAGGGTCACACCATTTTGGCGGGCTGGGGCTGGGCCTGGCGATCTCCAAGGCTATCGTCATGGCACATGGCGGTGAAATTTATGCCGAGAGCCGAGGCGAGGGGCATGGCGCGACTTTCTCCGTGGAAATGGCCTCTGTAAAAGCACCACCCTCTGTGCCCGCAAAGCCGAAAACGCCCGCTCAACCGGACCGTACGCTGCGCCTGCTGGTGGTGGAGGACCATGAGGCGACCCTGGCGGTGCTTTCCCGATTGCTGATACGCCGCGGACACACGGTGACGACGGCGACGAACTCACGCGAAGCGCTGGCCGCGTTTGCGGCGGCGAATTTTGATGCGGTGATCACAGATCTAGGTCTGCCGGATGGCAGCGGCCTGGACCTGATGCGGGAGATCCAGCGGCAGCGGCCAGTTCCAGGCATCGCCCTGAGCGGATACGGGATGGAAGAGGACTTCCGCCAGACGAAGGAGGCAGGGTTCTTTGCCCATCTGGTCAAGCCGGTGAATCTCGACCAGCTAAGGCTGTTGCTGAACCATCTGCCACAAGGGGTGTGA
- a CDS encoding DUF4019 domain-containing protein codes for MNIISVAATLLASILLIGCNPIKSTAEAEKAAVEFHGLFDSQDYEKIYDTSHPDLKAAQSKQELVAFIKAVREKLGTVKSSDRKGWKANSYNLKTTVVLSYATVFEHGQGTETFTYRIEDGKASLLGWHINSNALMSNPAPLTAEADKPQ; via the coding sequence ATGAATATCATTTCTGTCGCAGCAACCCTCTTAGCATCCATTCTGCTGATCGGCTGCAATCCGATCAAGAGCACTGCCGAGGCTGAAAAGGCAGCCGTCGAATTCCATGGGCTGTTCGATTCCCAGGATTATGAAAAGATTTACGATACTTCTCATCCTGATTTAAAAGCTGCCCAATCCAAACAAGAGCTGGTCGCTTTTATCAAAGCCGTTCGCGAAAAATTGGGAACCGTGAAGTCATCCGACAGAAAAGGCTGGAAGGCCAATTCATACAACCTCAAAACCACCGTTGTTCTTAGCTACGCAACCGTGTTTGAGCACGGACAAGGAACCGAAACCTTCACCTATCGCATTGAGGACGGTAAAGCATCTTTGCTCGGATGGCACATCAACTCGAATGCTCTAATGAGCAATCCGGCTCCATTGACAGCTGAAGCCGATAAACCGCAATGA
- the xylA gene encoding xylose isomerase, whose translation MSEAFPDIQKIQYEGPKSKNPLSFKHYNADEVIAGKKMRDHFRFGVAYWHAMRNTLADPFGAGTAQRPWDDGTNSVANAQRRVWACFEFMDKLGVDYYCFHDRDVAPEGETLAESNANLDAVADELEKAQKATGKKLLWGTACLFAHPRYNQGAATSPNASVYAYAAAQVKKAIEVTHRLGGEGYTFWGGREGYASLWNTDMKRELDHLAKFLHMAVAYKKEIGFKGPFYIEPKPREPSTHQYDSDAAACLNFLREHGLMEHFKLNLETNHATLAGHTMWHEMEVAVAAGALGSVDANTGDELIGWDTDQFPTDIYMTTQMMLVMLKSGGFTTGGLNFDAKVRRESFEPVDLFHAHIGGMDAFARGLKIAAAIIEDGRLDAFKKARYSTFDQGIGAKIEAGTASFAELEAYTLENGEPMIGSGRQEMLENLVNDFI comes from the coding sequence ATGAGCGAAGCTTTTCCAGACATTCAAAAAATCCAGTACGAGGGCCCCAAGTCCAAGAACCCGCTGTCCTTTAAACATTACAATGCGGACGAGGTGATCGCCGGCAAGAAGATGCGGGACCATTTCCGCTTTGGCGTGGCTTACTGGCATGCCATGCGCAACACGCTGGCGGATCCCTTTGGAGCAGGCACGGCGCAGCGGCCTTGGGATGATGGGACGAACTCGGTGGCCAATGCGCAGCGGCGCGTGTGGGCGTGCTTTGAATTCATGGACAAGCTGGGCGTGGATTATTACTGCTTCCATGATCGCGATGTGGCTCCAGAGGGGGAAACCCTGGCGGAGAGCAATGCGAATCTGGATGCTGTGGCGGATGAACTGGAGAAGGCCCAGAAGGCGACGGGCAAAAAGCTTCTTTGGGGTACAGCCTGCCTCTTTGCTCATCCTCGGTATAACCAGGGCGCGGCGACGAGCCCCAATGCGAGTGTGTATGCCTATGCGGCAGCCCAGGTGAAAAAGGCCATTGAGGTGACCCACCGTCTGGGTGGTGAAGGGTATACCTTCTGGGGTGGCCGTGAAGGCTATGCCTCCCTATGGAATACGGATATGAAGAGGGAGCTGGACCACCTGGCGAAGTTTCTGCACATGGCCGTGGCGTATAAAAAAGAGATCGGTTTCAAGGGACCGTTTTATATTGAGCCGAAACCACGTGAGCCGTCCACGCACCAGTATGATAGCGATGCGGCAGCCTGTCTGAACTTCCTGCGCGAGCATGGGCTGATGGAGCATTTCAAGCTGAACCTGGAAACGAACCATGCCACACTGGCCGGGCATACGATGTGGCATGAGATGGAGGTGGCCGTGGCTGCGGGAGCACTGGGCTCTGTGGATGCGAATACCGGGGATGAACTGATCGGCTGGGATACGGACCAGTTCCCGACGGATATTTATATGACCACGCAGATGATGCTGGTGATGCTGAAGAGCGGTGGCTTCACCACGGGTGGACTTAACTTTGATGCCAAGGTACGCCGTGAATCTTTCGAGCCGGTGGATCTATTCCATGCACACATCGGCGGTATGGATGCCTTCGCCCGTGGCCTTAAAATCGCAGCAGCGATCATTGAAGACGGCCGTCTGGATGCCTTCAAAAAAGCACGTTACAGCACCTTTGATCAGGGCATCGGCGCAAAGATCGAAGCAGGCACAGCAAGCTTTGCAGAGCTGGAGGCTTATACGCTGGAGAATGGCGAGCCGATGATCGGCAGCGGTCGCCAGGAGATGCTGGAGAACCTGGTGAACGATTTTATCTGA
- the thrH gene encoding bifunctional phosphoserine phosphatase/homoserine phosphotransferase ThrH — translation MKKQTIVTLDLEGVLVPEIWIAFAEKTGIAELRRTTRDEPDYDVLMKGRLDILDQHGLKLKDIQEVIGTLSPMEGAKDFLDELRSLTQVIILSDTFEEFAQPLMRQLGWPTIFCHYLETDADGRIANYKLRQPNQKQRAVEAFKSLNYHLIAAGDSFNDTTMLGEAHKGFLFHSPASIQAQFPQFTPFEQYEDLLAAIKAEL, via the coding sequence ATGAAAAAACAGACCATCGTCACCCTGGACCTCGAAGGCGTGCTTGTGCCGGAGATTTGGATCGCCTTTGCTGAAAAGACCGGCATCGCCGAACTACGCCGCACCACCCGTGACGAGCCTGATTACGATGTGCTCATGAAGGGGCGCCTGGACATCCTGGATCAGCATGGGCTGAAGTTGAAGGACATCCAGGAGGTCATCGGCACCCTGTCACCCATGGAAGGAGCCAAGGACTTTTTGGATGAGCTGCGGTCACTGACGCAGGTGATCATCCTCAGCGATACGTTTGAAGAATTCGCCCAGCCGCTTATGCGTCAGCTCGGCTGGCCGACCATCTTCTGCCACTATTTAGAAACGGATGCGGATGGCCGTATTGCAAATTACAAGCTGCGTCAGCCTAACCAAAAGCAGAGAGCCGTCGAAGCATTCAAGAGCCTGAATTACCACCTCATCGCTGCTGGGGATTCGTTTAACGATACGACGATGCTAGGGGAAGCGCATAAAGGTTTCCTTTTCCACAGCCCGGCCAGCATCCAGGCCCAGTTTCCCCAGTTTACACCGTTTGAGCAGTATGAAGACTTGCTCGCGGCGATCAAAGCCGAGCTCTGA
- the acpS gene encoding holo-ACP synthase produces MNPIGIGIDLVEVGRIRDLIVKHGVRFKEKTFTAGEITYCDACADPAMHYAARFAAKEAAAKAIGTGLWAEGVDWKDFEITREASGKPILNLHGGAKRHAEAQGVTRFLVSLTHTRDLAQAQVILV; encoded by the coding sequence ATGAACCCCATCGGCATTGGTATAGACTTGGTCGAGGTAGGGCGTATACGAGACCTCATCGTTAAACATGGGGTCCGATTCAAAGAGAAGACCTTTACGGCTGGAGAGATCACCTACTGTGATGCATGCGCAGATCCAGCCATGCATTATGCGGCTCGGTTTGCTGCCAAAGAAGCTGCGGCCAAAGCCATCGGCACCGGCTTATGGGCCGAAGGCGTGGATTGGAAAGACTTCGAGATCACCCGTGAGGCATCAGGCAAGCCGATACTGAACCTGCATGGAGGGGCTAAGCGCCATGCAGAAGCTCAGGGTGTAACGCGTTTCCTCGTTTCACTCACTCACACCCGCGATCTGGCGCAGGCGCAGGTGATTTTAGTATGA
- a CDS encoding pyridoxine 5'-phosphate synthase → MNPNLLLGVNIDHVATLRQARYRTMLGAHNVEPSILEAALEAEAAGAQSITIHLRADRRHIVDADVRLLRQNIGTKMNLEMGNTAEILGIALEVKPDFVCMVPENREEVTTEGGLDVVGQKEALRSSVSQLEANGTRVSMFIDPDLDQIRASAEIGASMVELHTGTFANELGEKRAQETARLIAAAELGHSLGLQINAGHGLTTLNLPDLFPVPHLTELNIGHSIVARSVFVGLRQAIAEFLEVMARYTRA, encoded by the coding sequence ATGAATCCCAACCTTCTTCTCGGCGTCAATATTGACCACGTCGCCACTCTCCGTCAGGCTCGTTATCGGACCATGCTGGGAGCACATAATGTGGAGCCTTCCATCCTGGAGGCCGCGCTTGAGGCGGAGGCCGCAGGCGCACAGTCCATCACCATCCACCTGCGGGCAGACCGCCGCCACATCGTGGATGCGGACGTCCGCCTGCTGCGCCAAAACATCGGCACCAAGATGAACCTGGAGATGGGCAATACGGCCGAGATCCTGGGCATCGCCCTGGAGGTGAAGCCGGACTTTGTGTGCATGGTTCCAGAGAACCGCGAGGAAGTGACCACCGAAGGCGGGCTGGATGTCGTTGGGCAAAAAGAGGCGCTTCGCTCCAGTGTGTCTCAATTGGAAGCCAATGGCACTCGCGTGAGCATGTTCATCGACCCGGACCTGGACCAAATTCGTGCTTCCGCTGAAATCGGTGCCAGCATGGTGGAGCTGCATACGGGCACCTTTGCCAATGAGCTGGGTGAAAAACGGGCGCAAGAGACTGCGCGCCTCATCGCTGCGGCTGAACTGGGCCACAGCCTGGGCCTGCAAATCAATGCCGGGCATGGCCTTACGACCCTGAACTTGCCTGATCTGTTCCCCGTCCCGCATCTGACCGAACTGAACATCGGCCATAGCATCGTCGCCCGTTCGGTATTCGTTGGTCTGCGTCAGGCCATCGCCGAATTCCTTGAGGTCATGGCCAGGTATACCCGCGCATGA
- the purH gene encoding bifunctional phosphoribosylaminoimidazolecarboxamide formyltransferase/IMP cyclohydrolase, which produces MPIARALLSVSDKTGLLDFAKGLAELGIEILSTGGTAKHLKDAGLTVIDVSEHTGFPEMFDGRVKTLHPKVHGGLLQRRDNDEDKKNAAKHNIPVIDLVAINLYPFEQTIAKKDVTLEEAIENIDIGGPSMLRSAAKNHRWVTVISDPADYPIVLAELKENKGETTLATRERLACKVFQRTSSYDAAIASFLNKEQVTQKTFSLSLPLHSELRYGDNPHQKSALYGNFSDYFVKLHGKELSYTNILDIHGAAGLIHEFRRPTVAILKHTNPCGIGCADEDLREAWAKAFETDKQAPFGGVIVINRSMTLGLARIISEIFTDIIIAPDFDADARALLQKKKNLRLIQMLPEVTKTFSDPIIRSAPGGVLVMDSDPRALGLEDLENKVKTQRPPTRDELEAMRFAWRVVKHVKSNAIVFATHDRTLGIGAGQMSRVDSCRIAIWKAKEAGLSLAGSVVASDAMFPFADGLIACAEAGATAAIQPGGSMRDEEVIAAADERKMAMVFTGHRHFLH; this is translated from the coding sequence ATGCCCATCGCTCGCGCTCTTCTTTCTGTCTCCGATAAAACCGGCCTTCTCGACTTTGCCAAAGGTCTGGCCGAGCTCGGCATCGAAATCCTGTCCACTGGCGGCACTGCGAAGCATCTCAAAGACGCAGGCCTGACTGTCATTGATGTTTCCGAACACACCGGTTTCCCCGAGATGTTTGATGGTCGTGTCAAAACTCTCCACCCCAAGGTCCACGGCGGTCTCCTTCAGCGCCGGGACAATGACGAGGACAAAAAGAACGCAGCCAAGCACAACATCCCGGTCATCGACCTGGTGGCCATCAATCTTTATCCCTTTGAGCAGACCATCGCCAAAAAAGATGTCACTCTCGAGGAAGCCATCGAAAACATCGACATCGGCGGCCCTTCCATGCTGCGCAGCGCAGCCAAAAACCACCGCTGGGTGACGGTGATTTCTGATCCTGCTGACTACCCCATTGTCCTCGCTGAACTGAAGGAAAACAAAGGTGAAACCACCCTCGCCACCCGTGAGCGTCTGGCCTGCAAAGTCTTTCAGCGCACCTCCAGCTACGATGCAGCCATCGCCAGCTTCCTGAACAAGGAACAGGTCACCCAAAAGACCTTCTCCCTTAGCCTGCCCCTTCACAGCGAGCTTCGGTACGGTGATAACCCCCACCAGAAGTCCGCCCTTTACGGGAATTTCAGCGATTACTTTGTCAAACTGCACGGCAAAGAACTGAGCTACACCAACATCCTGGACATCCACGGTGCCGCCGGTCTCATCCATGAGTTCCGCCGCCCGACCGTCGCCATCCTGAAGCACACCAATCCCTGCGGCATCGGCTGTGCGGATGAAGATCTGCGTGAAGCCTGGGCCAAAGCCTTTGAGACGGACAAGCAGGCCCCCTTCGGCGGCGTCATCGTCATCAATCGCAGCATGACGCTCGGCCTGGCCCGCATCATCTCGGAAATCTTTACTGACATCATCATCGCACCGGACTTCGATGCCGATGCCCGCGCCCTTCTCCAGAAGAAGAAGAATCTGCGCCTCATCCAGATGCTGCCCGAGGTCACCAAGACCTTCAGCGACCCGATCATCCGCAGCGCCCCCGGTGGAGTGCTCGTGATGGACAGCGATCCACGTGCCCTCGGCCTCGAAGACCTCGAAAACAAGGTCAAAACCCAGCGCCCACCCACCCGCGATGAACTCGAGGCCATGCGCTTCGCTTGGCGCGTGGTCAAGCATGTGAAGTCCAACGCCATCGTCTTCGCCACCCATGACCGTACCCTCGGCATCGGTGCCGGCCAGATGAGCCGCGTGGATTCCTGCCGCATCGCCATCTGGAAAGCCAAGGAAGCCGGCCTCTCCCTGGCCGGCAGTGTCGTCGCCAGCGATGCCATGTTCCCCTTCGCCGACGGCCTCATCGCCTGCGCCGAAGCCGGTGCCACCGCCGCCATCCAGCCCGGCGGATCCATGCGTGACGAAGAAGTCATTGCCGCCGCAGACGAGCGGAAAATGGCCATGGTCTTCACCGGCCACCGCCACTTCCTGCATTGA